The segment AGCTTAGTTTAACTGGGGAGTGATTCCATTTGTCTAATATCAGGTTATTTCTTACTAATTCATTACTTATGAAGAAGGCAATAATGTAATGGTTACAATGATTATTGGGAGAAGTGTCATGTTTCCccacacacacacacatgATTGAGTTAGCTTTATGTAGTATATGCAGTTAGAGTTAAATTTAGTAGCAATCTCCCTATTATGATAAAATGTTGTATTAAATTACTACTTTAAGGGATGTAAGTTGTACGTTTGGTTCATTACTTGCTGTAATACGTTCCAACTATTATCCAatggaattgttgaaaatgtaaTTTCTTCACCCCTTATCGTTCCCCACCTTAACACTTTAAGATACCAACTCTATTTGGGCAATGATTCATAGTTTTGCGTACACCTGAAATGAACTACACCAATGGTATGCATGCTTTGAGATCTCTGAGACATATCTGGGTGTTTCTTCTTATTTGAATGTACTTCTCAATATTATCCTTTTAAAGTAAAGGTATACATGAAATGCAAACTTTGAGTACACTCCTGTTCATACATTCGTACAACATGTTGTAGAGTTGCATATTGAGAAAATACAATTACTCCACTGGGTATTTACTAGCACAAAATATACAGAAATCAAGGAGTTTAATGGTATTTCTTACTACAAAATGTATGTTGAATCAAACCAATGAACTGTAGTACACTCCGTGAAGTTGTATTTACTGGTCAAAAACATTGAGCTGTTTTTTGCtgaaagaaaattgaaaacaaaaaaatatgCTTGATCAAAACTACTGAGATCAGGTGttactttatcaaatccaaattcaaatttaaaacaatttgattacTTAATATATTAACCCCAAGATTACGTTATTAAACTAGCAATCTAAGTTCTGGTTagaattattttttttgcatgGATCTTTAAGGTCCCAATTGTCTTCTATGTTTGGGAAACCGAATTGGAAGACAGAAACACACGCTTGCCATTCGTGATACATGAAGAACTTTCTGATGTTTACCCTTTGTCGTAATGCTGCGTGCACTATTACTGTAGTTGTGAGCGGGGGAAGAGCCTGTTTTTTGTGTTATTCTCTACAACGACAAGGGGTTCCTTATGGATGTCAAGTCGATAGATGTGAGCCCAGTGTCAACATTAGTGATACTACTAAGCTATATGATTTGGATTCCGTCAACTTGATCGAAGTTTACATCTCGTGGCAGGTTTCCAGTGACTACTCAACTACACTGTTTGAAAGATGtgttttttctttgtaattATCGCAGGCTTCAAACTAACTTTCATGTTTTTTTGAAGGGCTCCCGCTTTCAGCTCTTCtacatttcaaaagaaatatgGTTTATGGTTTAACGTCTTATGTATATGCAGTCTTTACTGGCCTTTTGGGTTGTGTCCATAAAGACTATGGATCTATAAAAAACCTTTTGCCAAGCTGAAGTGACAACTTTGTTATGAAGCATGAATCCACAGGGATACCCTTTTGCAATGCAAACCCATAGGAGAATATCTTGTACATATGTTGAATAGAATGCAAAACTGCAACacttttcaacattgtaCTCTGGTGTTTCCGTCACAGATTTCTCCACAGATTACCTTGTTTGTGAGAGAAATAAAATAATGGGGTGTTTTTGCATCACTCAGTGAATTCTTTATAAAGCTGCTTGTTCATTGTTAGGCCTAGCCGACCAGGTGTTCAGGAACTAAACCCAGCATGACATTTTTGGTGCAAATTCGTTGAACCTGAATGAGTTGGTTACAGTGATGTACCACACATTTAAAATATGTTTTGTAAAGTTTTGTATACTTTAAAATGAACACGGAATATAGAGCTCTCTAACTACTCTGTTAGGTATCGCTAACTCTATGCAAAATAATAATGCAAAAAGCATGCCCAACAAACTCTGACTATGGCCATTTCGAGTTATACTCTGAACATATGTATCAACTAGAGATATCTCAAAAGAGTTGCAAAGTAGTTAGTGTCCCTGACGTAGCTAAATCTCTAAAATTATACAATCTCTCTACATCACAACTGATCTCTATAAAATCTCCATCATCACCAGAAAACACATAAACATAAAATTACTCCCAAAACTCCAAACTCTCCTCTTTCCACTTATTCATACAAATAAAATACAATCAACGAAAATCTCTAACAAACGCATCCTCCATCTCTCCATCTATCcatctcttctttttcactTCAGTTCActtttcctcttcaacCAATACTGTTTATTATCATTAATGATTTGACAAGTATAACTCAAATTAGGATACACTTGACTGATATTATTAAACAAATTTTCAGCGAATGTACCTATGAAAAATAATTGTCCCAGAGGGATATTTGGCTTATTATGTAgtatttcattcaattcaaatggtAAATTTTCATATTCGATTTCATCTTCTAGTTCAAGAACCCATTCTGCTCCTTGTGCATCATCGGTGAATGATGCTATAGAGGATGAGATTGAGGATCTGGTGGTTGTATCTGTGTCAATATCGgcttcatcgtcatcgtTAGtagattgttgttgctgttgttgtttgttcaacaattgatcGAGTTGGTTGACTTCGTCAAATTCACGTTGCAAGACGACTGCCCATTGTGATGAAACGCGTAATGGTCTAGTGACATTTGATATATCAGCACATTTGATAAGCAAAGCAGAAATTAACTTGGTTCTGTTGTCATTGCTCATAGGCTCATGAGTTCCAGCTTCTGCATCTCTATCACCATCATGAGTAGTAGTTGCCTTAGTACTAGCACTAAAGTTCTTCAATTTAGACATGTATTCAAAGTGCTCTCCCATATCAGTAGCCAAAATCGATGacacaatcaaatcatGTAAATTCAATAGTGAatctttgtcaatttttgtttgtagCAAACTAGGCCAACATACGTTAAGtactttgttgataaatattGATGCATGATATGATTCCAAAACTGAACGATCATTGTAAACTAGTGATGTAGGAGTCCTATTCTTGATCATAAATGCGTTTGTTGTTCCTGGATGGCCCACATCGTGACCCAACGCAGCAACTAATAAACCCAAAGTTTGTATTAAATTCAAGCTTGGCGTCGAAGGTTGTTTCACGACCGATGCAGCCGAAACCTCTGAATTTGTAGGCGAGTCCGGTCTACTCAATGATGAAGTGGAGCTCTTGTTGCTACCCATCGCTTCAGATAAAATCAGAGTCAAATCAACCAGACTGAATACTCGATCAGTAGCAATCAACTCCACATAACCCTCATTTTTACTCAATGCAAAATTAACCACTTGATAAGGATcaataataaattgtttaaaCTGAGGTAAACATCCTAATCTGAttaaaaaatgaaaacaagCTTGCAAGACATCAACAGCATGACGGAAATTATGAAATGGATTTCCCGACCTATAAGTATCCCtaacaatgaaaataataGCTAACAACTCGTTCCTATTGGGGAAATGTAAACCCTCGACAAAGTTTGcgtctttttcttgttgtctTAACACCTGTTGTAATGCATAATTAATCATTAAATAAACACAGTAAactaaatcatcattggaTAATTCATGAGCTGGAAATGCCCAGTTGCCCACAGTTGAACAAAGGTAAGATAAATGTTCATCCGAAGTATTCGATAACAAACTGAAAAAGTCAATTTCtgacaacaacaattgctttaatttgaataaatgtTGAGTAGCATGTTGTGATCGAGTAATGTTTTTATACAATAGTTCTGCCATTGTCGGTATTCTGTGTTTAGTATCAAATGCATTTTGGACCATAGTTGTGCCTGACCAAATACCAATGCGAGATATTCTATGATATAGTTTATCGATAATGGAGTTGAGTTGATGTTGTAATGAAGGATAATCATCATGATCATGCGGTATAATGACAATGTTCAAATGGCCAAAGAAGTAATCTAGTAAAATGACCTTGTCTTTAAACAGAAGCAGCTCCAACAGTGTATGAGAGGTCTGTTGGCGGCTATGGTGGTGTTGGCGATCTttgtgatggtgatgatgatgatgatgacgatgttgatgtttatcttcttttggAGAAGGAAGTATAACAAGAATAGGGTGGTTTATATCTGCTTCTTGACTACCTTTCTTAAACAAATACTCTATCAACAACTTAAACGTCGCAAAATGCTTATTATGCTGCTGTTCATAAGTCCtatgttttgatttcactTTAAATGTAGGGATATCCTTGTATAACGATAGTATTTCAAGCATGGTTTCTTTTATTGGAGGAACTAGTGAAACTCTGTCTTGTCGAGATAGCTTTCCAAATActgttttcaaatactgACCTTCAATTCCGaggaaaatcaaacaacagTGATAACTTGGGGTTTTGATACGTCTAACGACAATTTGTAATGTTGTTTGGTGCGTGGAAATGGGACCTCGAAGTAGaaagtttgttgttgtatgcTATGAATGTTCTTCTTCGGAAACAGAAAAAAGATGTTACTGAATTCGTTGGAAATAGTCCTGAGCTATTATATCTTGGGGTTGTATGTTTGGTGAGAAACAATATTTCGAGTAATCTTATCAATAAATCACGGGGCTCAATCCTATGTTCTGTAAATCTAGTTTTATTGGTTATGATCCTTTTAAtaagatgatgatgattaaCAAGCCATATTACAAGttgtaaaaaaaagaaattttttagttttttaaatttctttttaattttcAGCTTTCCCCTTTTTTGAGATTTGCGCTACcgaaaaattttcaaccatCCCCCTAACCAAaccaattgcaaaattctATACATATacgtatatatatataatttCATAGAAACGAAAGGCTGAATGTCTATAATAGCAGTGCTGTATATGAACTAAACTTCAATGATTAACTGCCCATGGTGTTTCAAGACGAACTTAGACGAAAGCTTGTTTCTCTCTAATTTAATTGCTTCACTTTGACCAACCCAATATCTTTCTCACACTACGATTCTGAAGGCATCCTTTTACTTCAATTTAGTCAAATATTTCCAAGAAGATCTTCTATTTAAAGCCTAACTAACACAAATAGAGCAAACACCGTTGTGATGGAAAATGTCGTGTGGAGGAAATTATCATCATATGATTTTATTTTCCCAATAAGCCACCCCAAAAGGAAACCAAACTCCATAGAATCGCAACAATTCCGCCAATTTAATGACCTGTGCTACAATTCCTCTCATTTAATATTAATTAGTCATATCTATAATCTTAAATATATCATGCATATACATATTAACCCCAAAATTCTCCATTTCCCATCATCTCATTACCCCCAAATATATTCCCACCAACACAACCAACCCTGCAAATACCACATTAAGCCGAATAATACGTTTGTTCCGTTTATTCTGGTTATGCATATGTATCAGTTTATTAATCTCCtccaacaaattcaatttatcgTTGACCTcattcttcatcaattgcttttgttgCATAATCTTATCCTTGTATCGATTAGTTGTTGCCTCAagattattcaaatttgaatcaatttcattcaatttggataaattaTCACTAATTACTGATTTATTGTTATCACGAGTTTGGGATAATTTGGCCACCAAGTCTTGTCGTAATTGATGCATCAGGTCATGAAGCGTTCTTAAATATTGTGATACAAGATCAAGTTGTAAAATTGTTGCTTTAGCTGGATTTGTTTTAGCATATATTAGGGCCCTTGTTTTGATCAACACTTTTTCGGAAATGGTGGTTAATATTTTGATTAAGTCACCGTATTGTTCATCCGTGGTACTAACATGCTTCCTTCTATAGCTGCTATGGTGGTGTTTGCGTTTCTCCAACTCTTCCAAAACATTGTCAATATTAATCAAGTAATTGACAAGTTTATCATCTTCGATTACATGCTTTGTGTCATATTCAAATCGAAACCCGCCATTGCTTAATACGTTATTAACTAAATCCTCACTCGCATATGCAGGTAAGTTATTACCGAGACCACCACTCATGTTACTAACATTACTCAACACCGATTCAATTTGCTTTTGCAGCTGTGGCTGTTGCTCtagttgttgtggtggtaGTGGTTGCATCGAATGTGGTTTCATTTGCGGTGTTTCCGCCTCAACTCTCTTCTCCTCATCTTCCAATTTCTCCTCTTGTTTCTCTAACCTTGCCAGTTTTTCATCCAAATTTACTTCACGATCAAGTGTTCGTTGCAAATGCGCTTCCTTACTAACTTGCTCTACCGCTTCTTTATCTTGACCCAAATCATCAGGTGGTTTCTTCCATTCACTAGCGCCTCCTCGTGTACCTCCTTTACTAGGTTTCAATGGCGTCAATGCACTCAAGTTGACATGACTATTCAGCAAAGATGAAGGTAATAAGTCCTCATTGAAATACCTACTACCATTCATTTCACTTCCGGGTGAAGGAGGAATCTTTTTAGATGAATTTAAAAACTGATCAACTAATCGATTCTTTTGCTCTTTTCTTAAATGCTCCATCTTATGCGTATGTAAACTCTGGGTACTGGCATTGGCACTAGAGCCACCAGAATTAGCATTGACATTACCACCTTTCAAATCTCTGAACCAAGGACTGCTTAGTAAACCAGGACTATCACCCACAACCGACAGCTTTAAGCGATCAGATTTCCCACCTATTCCATTTATAATAGATTGTGCGGCACCGCCTTTCCATTTAGTTCTGTCCAAGTTGAAGTATCCTGAGCCACCATCATCTCGAGAAAGTACTGGTGGGGTAATTCGTTCTCTATCTAGCAAAATACGTAAGTTGTCACTCGATTTGGATACTGCTGGTGGAGTCGTTATTGAGGAAGTTGACGAGGAAGTTGATCTGCGCTTATGTTGATTATATCTTGGTGTTTTTATGCTGCTATCTGATCGATTTTTATTACTCATGGGGAATACTGTGGGTGATTTCTCCAGTTCTGAAGTTAGTCGTTGTGTTGAATACTTTTGCAGAGGtgattgagtttgttgCCAAGAATTGTCAATAGGGTAGTAGGACTTGATGCTACTAGTATCAATAAGCGGAGCGGTCCCATTAGTAGAGTTCATATCTTTAAACTTTATCGATATGCGTCGGTCATTGCTTTGTCCTGATTCTTTCTGACttccatttgttgaacCACTAGTTTTGACTACTTCGTCGTCCTTGTGTGGCTCATTATTAGTGTTGTTTTGCGGTTTATGCGATTCATTTCCATCTGAGTGCTGCAGTCGTAGATTTGATGCTAATTTTAGGGGTGTTGATGTGGCGCCGTCTTGTATATCAATAGACATTGTGTGCCCACGTTGATCGATTATTTAATGTGCTTTCAACTTGGTACTTTGACACATTTGCTGTTGGTAATCTATGACACAATTAGTGGCTGGATCTATTTTTTCCACTGCAGCCACTGATATAAACTCTCGAAATACTGTACTTTGTATTGAGGATCTAAATTGATTCTTAGTAATACAGCTGTCAATCTCTTTCCCTTTCGTActtcaaatatttcaatttcccgtttttgtattttgtacTACAAAATAAATATATCGAAACACGGAAATAACAAACGCCTTATACTAATATACAGTTCCGACTAATTTCTATGTACTTGCCCATCTCTCTCTACTTTGCGGCTGATCCTCTTCCACCTGCACCCTGTTCAATCAATGTCAAAGTCTCATCACTAAGCTCAACTTGAATCAACTCCTTTTCACCTTTTCCTTGAGGTTTAGGCAAAAATCCgatcttgatcaaataaCTGATATAAACACCCATTTGGTCTAAAGTGACACCCTTTCCAGCACTCAAATCAACACCAGTGTAAGCTGCATCCTTCTTCAACGACGTTCTAGCATTAGTGTCATCCAATTCTGGTGCCTTAGTATCTTGTGGCAAATTATCTAAAACAAAATGCAACAATGGGAACAATGCACTCTCCTTCAGttcatcaactacaaatGTCTCCAATTTACTAGTCCATACAGGGTAATCCAATGGATTGATGTCATATCCATAAGATTTCAAACATCCCAAGAATTCGTTAAATTGGATTCTAGGATGACCAGTCACTTGTGCAACCGTCAATGCAATATCACTAGGTGGACTCAATGCAGTAGATGTAACTACCCTAGCAACATGATCTACGGGAACCATATTCACATTGTTTGTGATATCAGGATAATAACCCAACTCAGTAGCTCCTTTCAACATTCTCAATAAAAAGTCATCAGTATTAGAAGCACCAGTTTGAGAGAACCCAGTGACATACCCTGGACGTATGATACAACCACGTAACCCACGTTCTCCAGCACGACGAACAATGTACTCAGCAGCCCATTTGGATTGACCGTATCCATTGCCTAATCCTTTAGCTGAACCTTCCAAGTCATCAGATTCCGAAATACCATCTTTACCTTGTTTCAATAACTCATCCGACAAGTTGACGAAATAATCAGTATCAAGAGTTGATGTGGATGAGACAAAGGCAAAATTCTTTGGCCTACCTTCACCTGCCATGTTGAGGACATTGATGGTACCAATCACGTTTGCATCGCGTAATTGAGAATATGGGTAGACCCAGTGAACAAATGCACCATTATGGATGATCACATCGATGGTgtttgtcaattgtttcCATTCTGCTTCTGGCAAGCCGAAGTGTTCCTTAGAGAGATCCCCAAGAACAACTTCAATATGATCTTTCCATGAATCTTGCCAGATACCATACGTGACACCAGTTTGACGAATTCTTTCTAATCCAGCTTCTTTGGTAGAAGCCCTGACATGGGCATAAACCTTGATATCAAGTTTACCTTTTCTTGCCTCTAATAAATCACGAATGATGAATGAACCTAAAAACCCAGTGGCACCGGTTAGAAAAACATTGACCAATTCCCCTGGAAAAGCTTCCAACGAGTCGTAGTTTGCGTGTAAAGCCACAGACGACAAGTTCTTTGCATCTTGAGCGTAATCGATGGCAACTTCTTTCTCACTGTCATCTTTCTCAGCATCCCCATTGTCTTTATTTGACCCGGCAAACTCAAAATCCTTATCTCCCTTGAgcactttttcaacttctttagcaaattgttcaactgTTGGGTTCTTGAAAATTACACCAAGTGGaatttcaacattcaatttttttctcaattcGAAAATCATTCTTGTTCCTAAGATTGAATGACCACCTAAATCAAAGAATGAATCTGATTTGCTAATACTTGAAGGTCGGTTGGGCAAAACTTCAAACCAAAGATCTTTAATTTGTTGCTCCAAATCGGACAATTCCTCCTTTTCGGTAGCTTCAATGTCCTTGGCAGATTGACTCAATCTAGAAACAGCAACAAGCTGAGCGGTGTCTGGAAATGGCAATTTAGGTTTATCAACTTTACCATTTGGGTTCAAGGGGAGTTTAACAAGGGGGACAATGATTGTTGGAATTGCATATGATGctaatttctttttcaagtatGCTTTGATATCCCTAATCAACTCTCTATAAGCAACCAATCCTTTAACAATTGGATCTTGTGCTTCTTCggcatcttcatcaaactcagatttgaaattagacAACTCTGGTGAATCTTTAGGAACAATGTAGGAAATAAGTGTAGGTTCTTCGTTTTTATCTCTTCTCACCAATGTTACATTTTCCCTCACTAATGGGTGTTGCGACAAATGAGTATCAATTTCACCCAACTCGATTCTGAATCCTCTAATCTTAACTTGATCATCAGCTCTACCACAACACTCAACGTTACCATCTGGTAAATATCTACCCAAATCACCAGATCTGTACATTCTATCTCTTGGACCGAGCCAACCAGCACTTCTCCAGGGTTCATCAGCACTTTTTGCTTTATCTTCCTCAATCCATTTATTTGGATTAACATACCAGTTGGTGATAAACTTCGCTGCATTTAAATCTGGCAATCCACGGTAACCTTCAGCCAAACCAGCCGCACGAACATAAATCTCCCCTACTTCACCCACACCACATGTTTGTGATCTATCATTTCTATTCACAACTAAAAGCTGTACTTTTTGCATACCAGTTCCAGCAGGCATaacatctttcaaattcttcaagtAATTAGGATTAGTCTTTCtgctttcaatttcaaaataggACACAGATCTTTGCGTTTCAGTAGTACCATACATATTGACAATGTAAACATTCTCGGCCAATGTTTGTAACCTCAAACAGTCTCTTTTAGTTAAGATATCACCAACAAAGAACGCATGGTGTAATGATGGGATAGCGGTAGTTGCTTCAGCACTCAATAATTGACCCATAGCTGGGGTCAAATGTGTCACTGTGGCTCCGTACTCTGCCATCCATTCAGCCAATTTTCCTGGTGTACCAATATCATCAGCAGTAGGAACTAATAATTGTGCACCAAGAAACAATGGAGTAAACATATCTCTTTGGATAGGATCGTGAGCAATACCTGATAACATTGTGaatttatcattttctGATAACCCAAATCTCTTTGCCATCCAAGGGAAGTAGTATGCTAATGAGTAATGACGGCCAAGAACACCTTTTGGAATACCTTCAGAGCCAGAAGTGAAGGACAATGTTGGGTTTGAGTCGGGGCCAACAAGAACTCCAGTTGGTTGATCCTTGAATTTGGCATACTCCTCAAGAACATCCTTTCCATCGACTTTACCGCCCACCAAGGaaccatcatcattgattttcaattgaggaATGGAGGTAATAACATCCAACTCATTATTGATGTAGTCAGTGACTAAATTATCCAAAGTTCCTGCCTTCTCCAAACCTATCAATCCTCTTGGCTTAGCAACAGAAAGGTAAACATTCTGTCTCGCTGGTGGATAAGCTGGATCAATGACTGAAAAAGTGGCTCCTGCTTTCAAAACCCCCATTACTGCAACCATCAAGTCGACACCACGGTAGGCATATATCATTACAATATCTCCCTTTTTAATCCCGGTATGTTTTAAATAATTACCCACTATATTTGATGCTTGATTAATTTGTTTGTAGGTAAAGTGTCTTGTTTTCGAATTGGGATCCATGAAGGATGCAGTTTCGACAACACAGGTTTTCTCTGGATGTTTCTCAGCATTCGATTGAAAGATGTCCTGTATAGCACCACGATATCCTGACCAGTCTAAATCGATAGTTGGGTCAGGTAAGTTGGCTCTTTGTGTGGGTGTTACCAAATTCACTTTGGTGATGACAACGCTTGGGTCTTTCAAAACCTCCGCAACAAAATGAGTGAATTGCTCGCTGAATATCTTGATCCTGTCGTGAGAATACAATAAAGCATTGTAAAAAATAGTATACTCTGTCCCATCTCTGTAAATAGCCAAGTCTCTAACCGACCCCTGAACAGTGGTGTTCAATTGCTGATTAGGGTTTGAATGTTGATACGACACTTTGAAAAGACCAGGATTGTCTTCCAACTTTTTAGTAATTTTAATCTTTTCCGAAATTTCAGTCAATGTTCGATAATTGATCTGTTTaacattgttttcaaactcaTTTCGTAC is part of the Candida orthopsilosis Co 90-125, chromosome 2 draft sequence genome and harbors:
- a CDS encoding Pde2 cyclic nucleotide phosphodiesterase (high affinity), translating into MLEILSLYKDIPTFKVKSKHRTYEQQHNKHFATFKLLIEYLFKKGSQEADINHPILVILPSPKEDKHQHRHHHHHHHHKDRQHHHSRQQTSHTSLESLSFKDKVILLDYFFGHLNIVIIPHDHDDYPSLQHQLNSIIDKLYHRISRIGIWSGTTMVQNAFDTKHRIPTMAELLYKNITRSQHATQHLFKLKQLLLSEIDFFSLLSNTSDEHLSYLCSTVGNWAFPAHELSNDDLVYCVYLMINYALQQVLRQQEKDANFVEGLHFPNRNELLAIIFIVRDTYRSGNPFHNFRHAVDVLQACFHFLIRLGCLPQFKQFIIDPYQVVNFALSKNEGYVELIATDRVFSSVDLTSILSEAMGSNKSSTSSLSRPDSPTNSEVSAASVVKQPSTPSLNLIQTLGLLVAALGHDVGHPGTTNAFMIKNRTPTSLVYNDRSVLESYHASIFINKVLNVCWPSLLQTKIDKDSLLNLHDLIVSSILATDMGEHFEYMSKLKNFSASTKATTTHDGDRDAEAGTHEPMSNDNRTKLISALLIKCADISNVTRPLRVSSQWAVVLQREFDEVNQLDQLLNKQQQQQQSTNDDDEADIDTDTTTRSSISSSIASFTDDAQGAEWVLELEDEIEYENLPFELNEILHNKPNIPSGQLFFIGTFAENLFNNISQVYPNLSYTCQIINDNKQYWLKRKSESK
- a CDS encoding Lys2 large subunit of heterodimeric alpha-aminoadipate reductase, yielding MSDFWVEYLDNPTLPVLPHDYLKPANNKSVEGNLSFSIADKVSDFTTGLAVFAALVYRLTGDEDIVISTDESPGSCEFIIRLNLTPELKFSELEDKVRNEFENNVKQINYRTLTEISEKIKITKKLEDNPGLFKVSYQHSNPNQQLNTTVQGSVRDLAIYRDGTEYTIFYNALLYSHDRIKIFSEQFTHFVAEVLKDPSVVITKVNLVTPTQRANLPDPTIDLDWSGYRGAIQDIFQSNAEKHPEKTCVVETASFMDPNSKTRHFTYKQINQASNIVGNYLKHTGIKKGDIVMIYAYRGVDLMVAVMGVLKAGATFSVIDPAYPPARQNVYLSVAKPRGLIGLEKAGTLDNLVTDYINNELDVITSIPQLKINDDGSLVGGKVDGKDVLEEYAKFKDQPTGVLVGPDSNPTLSFTSGSEGIPKGVLGRHYSLAYYFPWMAKRFGLSENDKFTMLSGIAHDPIQRDMFTPLFLGAQLLVPTADDIGTPGKLAEWMAEYGATVTHLTPAMGQLLSAEATTAIPSLHHAFFVGDILTKRDCLRLQTLAENVYIVNMYGTTETQRSVSYFEIESRKTNPNYLKNLKDVMPAGTGMQKVQLLVVNRNDRSQTCGVGEVGEIYVRAAGLAEGYRGLPDLNAAKFITNWYVNPNKWIEEDKAKSADEPWRSAGWLGPRDRMYRSGDLGRYLPDGNVECCGRADDQVKIRGFRIELGEIDTHLSQHPLVRENVTLVRRDKNEEPTLISYIVPKDSPELSNFKSEFDEDAEEAQDPIVKGLVAYRELIRDIKAYLKKKLASYAIPTIIVPLVKLPLNPNGKVDKPKLPFPDTAQLVAVSRLSQSAKDIEATEKEELSDLEQQIKDLWFEVLPNRPSSISKSDSFFDLGGHSILGTRMIFELRKKLNVEIPLGVIFKNPTVEQFAKEVEKVLKGDKDFEFAGSNKDNGDAEKDDSEKEVAIDYAQDAKNLSSVALHANYDSLEAFPGELVNVFLTGATGFLGSFIIRDLLEARKGKLDIKVYAHVRASTKEAGLERIRQTGVTYGIWQDSWKDHIEVVLGDLSKEHFGLPEAEWKQLTNTIDVIIHNGAFVHWVYPYSQLRDANVIGTINVLNMAGEGRPKNFAFVSSTSTLDTDYFVNLSDELLKQGKDGISESDDLEGSAKGLGNGYGQSKWAAEYIVRRAGERGLRGCIIRPGYVTGFSQTGASNTDDFLLRMLKGATELGYYPDITNNVNMVPVDHVARVVTSTALSPPSDIALTVAQVTGHPRIQFNEFLGCLKSYGYDINPLDYPVWTSKLETFVVDESKESALFPLLHFVLDNLPQDTKAPELDDTNARTSLKKDAAYTGVDLSAGKGVTLDQMGVYISYLIKIGFLPKPQGKGEKELIQVELSDETLTLIEQGAGGRGSAAK